A region from the Myxococcales bacterium genome encodes:
- a CDS encoding aldo/keto reductase: MWTVDGRIGAHPIDTSQKLGQGEVRVGAIVASAPWRSLAGTDTRDDARQASSPSTARSRRGITLIDTAEVYGNGKSEVSSAAPNVRDRRDRAVVATKASKGSLPAFARPSDSAA, from the coding sequence GTGTGGACGGTCGATGGGCGCATTGGAGCGCACCCGATCGACACCTCGCAAAAGCTGGGCCAGGGTGAGGTGCGCGTTGGCGCGATCGTGGCCTCGGCGCCATGGCGTTCGCTGGCTGGTACGGACACCCGCGACGACGCGAGGCAGGCGTCCTCGCCATCCACCGCGCGCTCGAGGCGTGGTATCACGCTCATCGACACCGCGGAAGTCTACGGCAACGGAAAGAGCGAGGTCTCGTCGGCCGCGCCAAACGTCCGCGATCGACGCGACCGGGCTGTGGTCGCCACGAAGGCCAGCAAGGGAAGCCTTCCCGCATTTGCAAGGCCGTCGGACTCGGCAGCTTGA